The Plutella xylostella chromosome 30, ilPluXylo3.1, whole genome shotgun sequence genome contains a region encoding:
- the LOC105392380 gene encoding uncharacterized protein LOC105392380 yields MASSNCAGLSRLDKSRLPQSPCVERLSTRPIPPPAYMNCDKSSDVCEHCESPLKEATWVYRDGYSYHLECHKCYVCDALDLENAETFKGVIFCEGCATRIFRGRSRNTWQRPPADGHTRKTLPRMFSEYSARDNVWRGLDYGDRRTVSHYRPPLPLSDCQPAFKKSLNTIKGNVETITYRNPTTADLEYLKDTIEKTVSKVVKTTIQNVLSEMGTNKSPKGFSPDSNHINGTNIDKNTSRNTLEQFMITPDTSKEEESISNLDKPMARSIAKDIPIVKKSKATIDLKEAVSQKNTENTYEAVSRKSPVETMHNFIDSTKYRTGSQGYDQMQNVLRKDITPTQTELKMPELENIMSRFNGILKSKSVNHPMVDREMQSIHDIETNRYIKVNKNNNNIHRFCHHSTDECKFSKRFSSKARNIFTSPDKRNSKKCVICKPAKSRHIIKRNLPFIRRYKWTSKKANKNILRKHKDCSDARIAELGISTEITHMGLINHNHRTKSSVSTIFCFIPNQASKESHGSSSSFSDSAHQLHFLDRRIGSLFKIPLTLFKKNILERSSLVEAAIKDDEHYERLNLMPYLRSLFTEEVPRHQGRGFRPLYKSINRRKSRIHRLGWVPVPSKAKNMTIRCPHYERSHSYRCMRRQAMRLAGPNREELAKIRAHIKSFFTNSPPAVCDRDKTNKNQPKRTRNNPARATTDLLKMELCKFRES; encoded by the exons ATGGC AAGTAGTAATTGCGCTGGTCTATCTAGACTAGACAAGTCTAGACTACCACAAAGTCCGTGTGTGGAGCGTCTCTCGACGCGGCCTATCCCGCCCCCTGCCTATATGAATTGTGACAAGAG TAGTGATGTCTGTGAACACTGCGAGTCGCCACTGAAGGAGGCGACGTGGGTGTATCGCGACGGGTACAGCTACCATCTAGAATGCCACAAATGCT ACGTCTGTGACGCTTTGGACCTGGAAAACGCCGAGACATTTAAAGGCGTAATATTCTGTGAAGGGTGCGCGACACGCATTTTTCGAGGACGTTCTAGAAACACTTGGCAAAGGCCACCAGCAGATGGTCATACAAGAAAGACTCTGCCTCGAATGTTTTCAGAATACAGTGCTCGTGATAACGTATGGAg GGGCCTCGACTATGGAGACCGCCGCACTGTAAGCCACTACCGACCACCACTACCACTATCTGACTGCCAACCAGCTTTCAAAAAGTCACTCAACACAATCAAAGGGAACGTAGAAACAATCACGTATAGAAATCCAACGACAGCTGATCTGGAATATTTAAAAGATACAATAGAAAAAACAGTTTCAAAAGTTGTCAAGACAACTATACAGAACGTTTTATCGGAAATGGGCACTAATAAATCTCCAAAGGGGTTTTCACCGGATTCTAACCATATCAACGGTAcaaacattgataaaaatacatCAAGAAACACATTGGAACAATTCATGATTACTCCAGATACTTCAAAAGAAGAAGAATCGATAAGTAATTTAGATAAACCAATGGCGAGATCGATAGCTAAAGATATTccaattgtaaaaaaatctaaagcAACAATAGATTTAAAAGAAGCAGTAAGTCAGAAGAATACAGAAAATACATACGAAGCTGTCTCCAGAAAATCACCAGTAGAAACAATGCATAATTTTATAGATTCCACTAAATATCGAACTGGATCTCAGGGATATGATCAAATGCAAAATGTTCtaag AAAGGATATAACACCAACGCAGACAGAATTGAAAATGCCAGAGCTAGAGAATATAATGTCAAGATTCAATGGAATATTAAAATCTAAATCAGTTAATCATCCAATGGTAGACAGGGAAATGCAAAGCATACACGATATCGAAACGAATAGATatataaaagtaaacaaaaataacaacaacatACATAGATTTTGCCATCATAGTACGGATGAGTGTAAATTTAGTAAAAGATTCTCCAGCAAAGcaagaaatatatttacaagTCCAGATAAAAGAAATAGCAAGAAATGCGTAATCTGTAAGCCAGCCAAAAGCAGACATATAATAAAAAGGAATTTGCCATTCATTAGAAGATACAAATGGACTTCTAAAAAGGCGAATAAAAATATCCTTCGTAAG CACAAAGACTGCAGTGATGCTAGAATTGCAG AACTAGGTATCTCCACAGAAATAACACATATGGGTCTAATTAATCATAATCACAGAACGAAAAGCTCAgt aTCCACAATTTTCTGCTTCATACCTAATCAGGCGTCGAAAGAATCTCATG GTTCAAGTTCCAGTTTCTCTGATAGTGCACATCAATt ACACTTCTTGGACCGCAGAATTGGCAGCCTTTTCAAAATACCCTTAACacttt tcaaaaaaaatattctagaACGTAGCTCTTTGGTGGAAGCCGCTATCAAAGATGACGAACATTATGA gAGACTGAACTTGATGCCATATTTAAGATCTTTGTTTACTGAAGAGGTCCCTAGACATCAAG GGCGCGGTTTTCGTCCTctttataaatcaattaatCGCAGAAAAAGCCGGATTCACAGACTCGGATG GGTTCCTGTACCATCAAAGGCAAAAAATATGACGATAAG atGCCCTCACTACGAAAGATCTCACAGCTACAGATGTATGCGACGGCAAGCCATGCGGCTCGCAG GGCCTAATCGCGAAGAACTGGCAAAAATACGAGCCCATATCAAGAGTTTCTTCACAAACTCACCACCCGCCGTCTGTGATAGAGACAAAACTAACAAAA ATCAACCGAAACGCACTCGGAATAATCCCGCCCGCGCCACCACGGACCTTCTCAAAATGGAGCTGTGCAAATTCAGAGAATCATGA